The Streptomyces sp. NBC_01353 genome contains a region encoding:
- a CDS encoding glycerophosphodiester phosphodiesterase has protein sequence MTQGEHRSPARRTVLGVAGAAVLGASAVLPAGAAQAAESQGRGHGHGFRSLPVPTVIAHRGASGYRPEHTLGSYQLALDLGAHVIEQDLVPTKDGHLVCRHENDITGTTDVADHPEFASRRTTKSVDGVSLTGWFTEDFTLAELKTLRTKERIPGTRQENTLYDGRWQIPTFEEVLRWAEQEGRRRGREVWLHVETKHPTYFRALGLGLEERLTKLLRRYGRHRADSAVFLQSFEPSSIQRLAKLVNSPRVVLLSAANSRPWDFVQAGDPRTVADLVTPAGLRWISSYAQGIGPTLDLVIPRDASGRLGTPTTLVRDAHAAGLILHPYTQRNENSFLPAEFRRGTDPNAYGDVFGALKAYLATGIDGIFSDNPDTALLAAADFTQS, from the coding sequence ATGACACAGGGTGAGCACCGGAGCCCGGCCCGGCGGACGGTCCTCGGGGTGGCGGGCGCGGCGGTACTGGGCGCCTCGGCGGTCCTTCCCGCGGGCGCCGCTCAGGCGGCGGAGAGCCAGGGCCGGGGACACGGCCACGGCTTCCGTTCCCTCCCCGTGCCCACCGTCATCGCCCACCGCGGCGCCAGCGGCTACCGCCCCGAGCACACCCTCGGCTCCTACCAGCTCGCCCTCGACCTCGGCGCCCATGTGATCGAGCAGGACCTCGTCCCCACCAAGGACGGCCACCTGGTCTGCCGCCATGAGAACGACATCACCGGCACCACCGATGTCGCCGACCACCCCGAGTTCGCCTCCCGCCGCACCACCAAGTCCGTCGACGGGGTCTCCCTGACGGGATGGTTCACCGAGGACTTCACCCTCGCAGAGCTCAAGACGCTGCGCACAAAGGAACGCATCCCCGGCACCCGTCAGGAGAACACTCTCTACGACGGCCGCTGGCAGATCCCCACCTTCGAGGAGGTGCTGCGCTGGGCCGAGCAGGAGGGGCGCCGCCGGGGCCGCGAGGTCTGGCTGCACGTCGAGACCAAGCACCCCACCTACTTCCGCGCACTGGGCCTCGGCCTGGAGGAGCGCCTCACCAAGCTGCTGCGCCGGTACGGGCGTCACCGCGCCGACTCCGCGGTCTTCCTGCAGTCCTTCGAGCCGAGCAGCATCCAGCGCCTCGCCAAACTGGTGAACTCCCCGCGCGTGGTCCTGCTCTCCGCCGCGAACAGCCGCCCTTGGGACTTCGTCCAGGCGGGTGACCCGCGCACGGTCGCCGACCTGGTCACGCCCGCGGGACTGCGCTGGATCTCCTCGTACGCCCAGGGCATCGGCCCGACCCTGGACCTGGTCATCCCGCGCGACGCGAGCGGTCGGCTCGGCACCCCGACGACGCTGGTGCGCGACGCACACGCGGCGGGCCTCATCCTCCACCCGTACACCCAGCGCAACGAGAACAGCTTCCTGCCCGCCGAGTTCCGCCGCGGCACGGACCCGAACGCCTACGGAGACGTCTTCGGCGCCCTGAAGGCCTACCTGGCCACGGGCATCGACGGCATCTTCTCCGACAACCCGGACACGGCACTCCTCGCGGCGGCGGACTTCACGCAGAGCTGA
- a CDS encoding ATP-binding cassette domain-containing protein — translation MITTSGLTKVYESRGRQVTALDGVDLHVREGEVFGVIGQSGAGKSSLIRCVNLLERPTSGTVTVDGVDLTALAANGRRAGKDLRRARSSIGMVFQHFNLLSSRTVKDNIELPLEILGVSGAERTSRALELLDLVGLADKANSYPGQLSGGQKQRVGIARALAGNPKVLLSDEATSALDPETTRSILQLLRDLNRQLGLTVLLITHEMDVVKTICDSAALMQKGRIVESGTVSELLATPGSELAAELFPVSGAATGPDRTVVDVTFHGEAATQPVISQLSRTYNIDISILGAAMDTVGGKQIGRMRIELPGRYEENVVPVGFLREQGLQVDAVDEETAPTAELVKEGAK, via the coding sequence GTGATCACCACTTCGGGCCTGACCAAGGTCTACGAGTCGCGAGGCCGCCAGGTCACCGCTCTGGACGGCGTCGACCTCCACGTCCGCGAGGGCGAGGTGTTCGGCGTGATCGGCCAGAGCGGCGCCGGCAAATCCTCGCTCATCCGCTGCGTCAACCTCCTGGAGCGCCCCACCTCCGGCACCGTGACCGTCGACGGCGTCGACCTCACCGCGCTGGCGGCGAACGGCCGCCGCGCCGGCAAGGACCTGCGCCGCGCCCGCTCCAGCATCGGCATGGTCTTCCAGCACTTCAACCTGCTGTCCTCGCGCACCGTCAAGGACAACATCGAGCTGCCGCTGGAGATCCTCGGCGTCTCCGGCGCCGAGCGCACCAGCCGCGCCCTGGAACTCCTCGACCTCGTCGGCCTCGCCGACAAGGCCAACTCCTACCCCGGTCAGCTGTCCGGCGGTCAGAAGCAGCGCGTCGGCATTGCCCGCGCCCTGGCCGGCAACCCGAAGGTGCTGCTCTCCGACGAGGCCACCAGCGCCCTCGACCCGGAGACCACCCGCTCCATCCTCCAGCTGCTGCGCGACCTCAACCGGCAGCTCGGCCTCACCGTCCTGCTCATCACGCACGAGATGGACGTCGTCAAGACGATCTGCGACTCGGCCGCGCTGATGCAGAAGGGCCGGATCGTCGAGTCCGGCACCGTCAGCGAACTGCTCGCCACCCCCGGCTCCGAGCTGGCGGCCGAGCTCTTCCCCGTCAGCGGCGCCGCCACCGGCCCCGACCGCACGGTCGTCGACGTCACCTTCCACGGCGAGGCCGCCACGCAGCCGGTGATCTCCCAGCTCTCCCGCACGTACAACATCGACATCTCGATCCTCGGCGCCGCGATGGACACCGTCGGCGGCAAGCAGATCGGCCGGATGCGGATCGAACTGCCCGGACGGTACGAGGAGAACGTCGTGCCCGTCGGCTTCCTCCGTGAACAGGGCCTCCAGGTCGACGCCGTCGACGAAGAGACCGCCCCCACCGCGGAACTGGTCAAGGAAGGTGCCAAGTGA
- a CDS encoding GNAT family N-acetyltransferase has translation MGMSVTISAADAQDAEYILKLQYLCYQSEAELYGDYSIEPLTQTLDALRAELAQGYGLVARLGDEVVASVRGRVDETGTVRIAKLIVHPRMQRHGLGGRLLDAIESHFAGDPVPVAKRFQLFTGHRSEGNLRLYRSKGYEPVATREIGPRLTLVTLEKAA, from the coding sequence ATGGGCATGAGCGTGACCATCTCAGCGGCAGACGCGCAGGACGCGGAGTACATACTCAAGCTGCAGTACCTCTGTTACCAGAGCGAGGCCGAGCTCTACGGCGACTACTCCATCGAGCCGCTCACCCAGACCCTGGACGCCCTGCGGGCCGAACTGGCCCAGGGGTACGGCCTCGTGGCACGTCTCGGGGACGAGGTCGTCGCCTCTGTACGCGGGCGGGTCGACGAGACCGGCACCGTACGGATCGCCAAGCTCATCGTCCACCCGCGGATGCAGCGCCACGGCCTCGGCGGTCGGCTGCTCGACGCCATCGAGAGCCACTTCGCCGGCGACCCGGTCCCCGTCGCCAAGCGGTTCCAGCTCTTCACCGGCCACCGCAGCGAGGGCAACCTCCGGCTGTACCGCAGCAAGGGCTACGAGCCGGTCGCCACCCGCGAGATCGGACCGCGACTCACCCTCGTGACCCTGGAGAAAGCGGCCTAG
- a CDS encoding sigma-70 family RNA polymerase sigma factor, producing MTHLLRTLAPLLAAESKAEAPAAGVDAGDLEQAVWLRLLERLEKDDAPTHPADWLRRAVRAEARRARRAALRERPYQGEEAAEPHDSPESSALVAERRRVVRAAVRRTPGHCPRLLTAMLDPADPTYREIAGELGISQGSLGPMRSRCLGCLRRMLAAEVPASTLRGRVR from the coding sequence ATGACCCACCTCCTGCGCACCCTCGCCCCCCTCCTCGCGGCGGAATCGAAGGCCGAGGCCCCGGCCGCCGGCGTCGATGCCGGAGACCTTGAACAAGCGGTCTGGCTGAGGCTCCTGGAGCGCCTCGAGAAGGACGACGCGCCCACCCACCCCGCAGACTGGCTGCGCCGGGCCGTCCGCGCCGAGGCCCGCCGCGCCCGCCGCGCCGCCCTGCGGGAACGCCCCTACCAGGGCGAGGAGGCCGCCGAACCGCACGACTCGCCCGAGAGCTCCGCCCTCGTGGCCGAACGCCGCCGTGTCGTGCGCGCCGCCGTCCGCCGTACCCCCGGCCACTGCCCGCGGCTGCTCACCGCGATGCTCGACCCGGCCGACCCCACCTACCGGGAAATCGCAGGGGAGTTGGGTATCTCACAGGGCAGTCTGGGGCCGATGCGTTCCCGTTGCCTGGGATGCCTGCGCAGAATGCTGGCTGCAGAGGTTCCCGCATCGACCTTGAGGGGAAGGGTGCGGTAG
- a CDS encoding methionine ABC transporter permease, with translation MTWSEMQPLLEQGTVDTLYMVLWATLVTVLGGLPLGILLVLTDKGGLLQNTVVNKVVGVIVNIGRSLPFIILLIALIPFTTFVVGTFIGPTAMIVPLAIGAIPFFARLVETSVREVDHGLVEAVQSMGGSVPTIIRKVLLPQALPSLVSGVTTTVIVLVGYSAMAGAVGGEGLGSKAITYGYQRFDTQFMLVTVVVLIAIVTVVQLIGDLAVRLLARRGRTA, from the coding sequence GTGACCTGGTCGGAGATGCAGCCCCTGCTGGAGCAGGGCACGGTCGACACCCTCTACATGGTCCTGTGGGCCACGCTCGTCACCGTCCTCGGCGGACTGCCGCTCGGCATCCTCCTCGTCCTCACGGACAAGGGCGGGCTGCTCCAGAACACCGTGGTCAACAAGGTCGTCGGCGTGATCGTGAACATCGGCCGTTCGCTGCCGTTCATCATCCTGCTGATCGCGCTGATCCCCTTCACCACCTTCGTCGTGGGCACCTTCATCGGCCCCACCGCGATGATCGTGCCGCTCGCCATCGGCGCCATCCCGTTCTTCGCGCGCCTCGTCGAGACGTCGGTCCGCGAGGTCGACCACGGACTCGTCGAAGCCGTCCAGTCCATGGGCGGCTCCGTGCCCACGATCATCCGCAAGGTGCTGCTGCCGCAGGCGCTGCCCTCGCTGGTCTCCGGAGTCACCACCACCGTCATCGTGCTCGTCGGCTACTCCGCCATGGCCGGCGCGGTCGGCGGCGAGGGCCTCGGCTCCAAGGCGATCACCTACGGATACCAGCGCTTCGACACCCAGTTCATGCTGGTCACCGTCGTCGTCCTGATCGCGATCGTCACCGTCGTCCAGCTCATCGGCGACCTCGCCGTCCGCCTCCTCGCCCGCCGAGGACGCACCGCCTGA
- a CDS encoding GNAT family N-acetyltransferase: MTHTFPDISINTDRLVLRALEEADAPALAEMMNDEMVAAWTAVPQPFTEEAAHRWITEYAPTERTAGRGLDLAVTEFLTQRLVGIIQLGKTNWRVRSTEMSYIVAPWARGEGYASEAALATAQWLFGDQGFERIELRTAADNTASQQVAQKIGCISEGILRGACIARTRTEDGDWADLRTDFILWGLLPEDLEGVADQMAEAGYSSFTDWS, translated from the coding sequence ATGACTCACACCTTTCCGGACATCTCCATCAACACGGACCGGTTGGTGCTGCGCGCGCTCGAAGAGGCCGACGCTCCGGCGCTCGCCGAGATGATGAACGACGAGATGGTCGCGGCCTGGACCGCCGTCCCCCAGCCGTTCACCGAAGAGGCCGCGCATCGGTGGATCACGGAGTACGCGCCCACCGAGCGCACCGCAGGCCGCGGGCTCGACCTCGCCGTGACCGAGTTCCTCACCCAGCGGCTCGTGGGCATCATCCAGCTGGGCAAAACCAACTGGCGGGTGCGGTCCACCGAGATGTCGTACATCGTCGCCCCCTGGGCCCGTGGCGAGGGTTACGCCTCCGAAGCCGCCCTCGCCACCGCCCAGTGGCTCTTCGGCGACCAGGGCTTCGAGCGCATCGAGCTGCGCACCGCCGCCGACAACACCGCCTCCCAGCAGGTCGCGCAGAAGATCGGCTGCATCAGCGAAGGCATCCTGCGCGGCGCCTGCATAGCCCGCACCCGCACCGAGGACGGCGACTGGGCCGACCTTCGCACCGACTTCATCCTGTGGGGCCTGCTCCCCGAGGACCTCGAAGGCGTCGCCGACCAGATGGCCGAGGCCGGATACTCCTCGTTCACCGACTGGAGCTGA
- the cbiE gene encoding precorrin-6y C5,15-methyltransferase (decarboxylating) subunit CbiE has product MADRVTVIGWDGSPLTAAARSALSAATLVAGAPHHLALPEVPPGAERIRLGSVDLAARRIAGHRGTAVVLADGDPGFFGVVRTLRAPEHGLEVEVVPAVSSVAAAFARAGMPWDDARIVVAHQRTLRRAVNVCRAHPKVAVLTSPGAGPAELALLLDGVHRTFVICEELGTDREQVTVLTSDKAADHAWRDPNVVIVIGGSAGGQGGGWLMGHETPKVRGWALPPEETGGGIGTGSRTGTGSGETPVLRAAQLARLGPRVGDLVWDIGCGSGALSVEAARFGAAVIAVDADPDACARTEAAARRDGVQLQAVRGRAPHVLERLPEPDVVRIGGGGVPVVTACTDRRPERIVTHASTRDEAEAIGAALTDGGYIVECALLQSVGLDPADWSERDRTVVFLISGRRSTSP; this is encoded by the coding sequence ATGGCCGACCGGGTCACGGTGATCGGCTGGGACGGCTCGCCCCTCACCGCAGCGGCCCGGTCCGCGCTCTCCGCCGCCACCCTCGTGGCCGGGGCACCGCACCACCTCGCCCTGCCCGAGGTGCCGCCGGGAGCCGAGCGCATCCGCCTCGGCAGCGTCGACCTCGCCGCCCGCCGCATCGCCGGCCACCGCGGCACCGCCGTCGTCCTCGCCGACGGCGACCCCGGCTTCTTCGGCGTCGTCCGCACACTGCGCGCCCCCGAGCACGGCCTCGAGGTCGAGGTCGTCCCCGCGGTCTCCTCCGTCGCCGCCGCCTTCGCCCGCGCCGGAATGCCCTGGGACGACGCCCGGATCGTCGTCGCGCACCAGCGCACCCTGCGCCGCGCCGTGAACGTCTGCCGCGCCCACCCCAAGGTCGCCGTCCTCACCTCGCCGGGCGCCGGCCCCGCCGAACTGGCCCTCCTCCTCGACGGCGTGCACCGGACCTTCGTCATCTGCGAGGAGCTCGGCACCGACCGTGAGCAGGTCACCGTCCTCACCTCCGACAAGGCCGCCGACCACGCCTGGCGCGACCCGAACGTCGTGATCGTCATCGGCGGATCCGCCGGGGGACAGGGCGGGGGCTGGCTGATGGGGCACGAGACGCCGAAGGTACGGGGCTGGGCACTGCCGCCGGAGGAGACGGGCGGCGGAATAGGCACCGGCTCGCGTACCGGCACCGGCAGCGGGGAGACCCCCGTCCTGCGCGCCGCCCAACTGGCTCGCCTCGGTCCGCGCGTCGGCGACCTCGTCTGGGACATCGGCTGCGGCAGCGGCGCCCTCTCGGTCGAGGCCGCCCGCTTCGGCGCGGCCGTCATCGCCGTGGACGCCGACCCGGACGCCTGCGCCCGCACCGAGGCCGCCGCCCGCCGCGACGGTGTCCAGCTGCAGGCCGTGCGCGGCCGCGCCCCCCACGTACTGGAACGGCTCCCCGAACCCGATGTCGTACGGATCGGCGGCGGCGGCGTCCCCGTCGTCACCGCCTGCACCGACCGCAGGCCCGAACGGATCGTCACCCACGCCTCCACCCGCGACGAGGCGGAGGCCATCGGCGCGGCGCTCACCGACGGCGGCTACATCGTCGAATGCGCCCTGCTGCAGAGCGTCGGCCTCGACCCGGCCGACTGGTCGGAACGTGACCGCACCGTCGTCTTCCTGATCTCCGGGCGCCGGTCGACCTCCCCCTAG
- a CDS encoding MetQ/NlpA family ABC transporter substrate-binding protein yields the protein MRKNIKLTAGIAATAALALGLSACGTSSDPSSSKDSAGSADKALVVAASPTPHADILNYVKDNLAAKEGLKLEVKEFTDYVLPNTATETGQVDANFFQHKPYLDDFNLKNKTHIVPVVNVHLEPLGLYSKKVKDLKDIKAGQTIAVPNDTTNGGRALKLLADNGLITLKDGVGSNAKLSDITDKKGLEFKELEAATVPRALNDVDAAVVNGNYAIEAKLNPATDSLVLEKAEGNPYANFLAVKEGNEKDARVQKLVKLLNSPEVKKYIEDTYKNGAVVPAFGTAAK from the coding sequence GTGCGTAAGAACATCAAGCTCACCGCCGGTATCGCCGCCACCGCCGCACTCGCCCTGGGCCTCTCCGCCTGCGGCACGTCGTCGGACCCGTCCTCCTCGAAGGACTCGGCCGGCTCCGCCGACAAGGCGCTCGTCGTCGCCGCGTCCCCGACGCCGCACGCCGACATCCTCAACTACGTCAAGGACAACCTCGCCGCGAAGGAGGGCCTGAAGCTGGAGGTGAAGGAGTTCACGGACTACGTCCTGCCGAACACCGCCACCGAGACCGGCCAGGTCGACGCCAACTTCTTCCAGCACAAGCCGTACCTCGACGACTTCAACCTGAAGAACAAGACCCACATCGTCCCGGTGGTCAACGTCCACCTGGAGCCCCTCGGCCTCTACTCCAAGAAGGTCAAGGACCTCAAGGACATCAAGGCCGGCCAGACCATCGCCGTGCCCAACGACACCACCAACGGCGGCCGTGCGCTCAAGCTGCTCGCCGACAACGGGCTCATCACCCTCAAGGACGGCGTCGGCTCCAACGCCAAGCTCTCCGACATCACGGACAAGAAGGGCCTGGAGTTCAAGGAGTTGGAGGCCGCCACCGTGCCCCGCGCCCTGAACGACGTGGACGCCGCGGTCGTCAACGGCAACTACGCCATCGAGGCCAAGCTCAACCCGGCCACCGACTCCCTGGTCCTGGAGAAGGCGGAGGGCAACCCCTACGCCAACTTCCTCGCCGTCAAGGAGGGCAACGAGAAGGACGCGCGCGTGCAGAAGCTCGTCAAGCTCCTCAACTCGCCCGAGGTGAAGAAGTACATCGAGGACACCTACAAGAACGGTGCGGTCGTCCCGGCCTTCGGCACTGCCGCCAAGTAA